From Thiomicrospira sp. XS5, one genomic window encodes:
- the pdxJ gene encoding pyridoxine 5'-phosphate synthase, whose product MNPIYLGLNIDHVATIRQARGTRYPDPVKAALDAEMAGADSITLHLREDRRHIQDADVYRLSELRQTKVNLEMAATQEMLEIALKCRPEDVCLVPEKREELTTEGGLDVASQKTWLTDYCAQLAENKTRVSLFIDADETQIRAAQEVGAPVIELHTGTYAELTDPSEVAAELQRIREATELAVSLGLTVNAGHGLHYHNVQAIAGIKMIEELNIGHAIIAQAIYSGLPAAVSDMKRLMVEARQQAYMV is encoded by the coding sequence ATGAATCCGATTTACCTGGGATTGAATATTGACCATGTTGCCACCATTCGCCAAGCGCGAGGCACGCGTTATCCGGACCCGGTGAAAGCCGCTCTGGATGCCGAAATGGCCGGTGCCGACAGTATTACACTGCATTTGCGCGAAGACCGACGTCATATTCAGGATGCTGATGTTTATCGTTTGTCCGAGCTACGTCAAACCAAAGTGAATTTGGAAATGGCGGCCACCCAGGAAATGTTGGAAATCGCTTTGAAATGTCGCCCGGAAGACGTGTGTCTGGTGCCGGAGAAGCGTGAAGAATTGACCACGGAAGGCGGGTTGGATGTGGCGTCGCAAAAGACTTGGTTGACGGATTATTGTGCACAGTTGGCCGAGAATAAAACTCGCGTGTCCTTGTTTATCGATGCCGACGAGACGCAGATTCGCGCGGCTCAGGAAGTGGGCGCGCCAGTCATTGAATTGCATACCGGTACCTACGCTGAGTTGACGGACCCATCCGAAGTGGCGGCGGAATTGCAACGCATCCGCGAAGCCACGGAATTGGCGGTGTCTCTCGGCTTGACGGTGAATGCCGGTCACGGGTTGCACTATCATAATGTGCAGGCCATTGCCGGTATTAAAATGATTGAAGAGTTGAATATTGGCCATGCCATTATTGCGCAAGCCATTTATTCCGGCTTGCCAGCCGCCGTTTCCGATATGAAACGTTTGATGGTGGAAGCGCGGCAGCAAGCGTATATGGTGTGA
- the acpS gene encoding holo-ACP synthase, giving the protein MIVGIGTDIVEIQRIDRLWQKRGERFATRVLSEAEMSELQGHAHPERLLAKRWAAKEAIAKALGTGFTQGVSFDDMTIGHTASGQPEVVLKGAAHKVATDLGVTSWSISLSDENHYAVAFVVAEKSL; this is encoded by the coding sequence ATGATTGTAGGCATCGGAACCGATATTGTCGAAATTCAGCGTATTGACCGCCTTTGGCAAAAACGCGGTGAGCGCTTTGCCACGCGGGTGCTTTCCGAGGCGGAAATGTCGGAGCTTCAAGGGCATGCTCACCCCGAAAGACTACTGGCCAAGCGTTGGGCGGCGAAAGAGGCGATTGCCAAGGCCTTGGGTACCGGTTTTACGCAAGGCGTCTCGTTTGACGATATGACCATTGGGCATACGGCTTCCGGGCAACCGGAAGTGGTGTTAAAAGGGGCGGCCCACAAAGTTGCAACGGATTTGGGGGTCACCAGTTGGTCGATCAGTTTGAGTGATGAGAATCATTATGCCGTCGCTTTTGTGGTGGCGGAAAAATCGCTTTGA
- the fliO gene encoding flagellar biosynthetic protein FliO has translation MKPLSFQALKLSLRPIHQAWSFLILALFQLPALAATAESPSLTTSLEPSNYIGQILMSLFFILLIIFAAAWMLKRFGKINGVAGNQMKVLGVMSLGQRERAVLLEVGKEQLLIGVTSSRVSLLHKLEEPIEVVTEKPVNSAFAKRLQEAIQQRTVSPSSPAKGKADD, from the coding sequence ATGAAGCCATTATCTTTTCAAGCGCTTAAGCTCAGTCTTAGGCCAATTCACCAGGCCTGGTCGTTTTTGATCCTGGCGCTTTTCCAATTGCCGGCGCTTGCCGCGACGGCGGAATCCCCGTCTTTGACCACTTCGCTGGAACCCAGCAATTACATCGGCCAAATTCTGATGTCGTTGTTTTTCATCCTGTTGATTATTTTTGCGGCTGCTTGGATGTTGAAGCGTTTCGGCAAAATCAACGGTGTGGCCGGTAACCAAATGAAAGTCTTGGGCGTGATGAGCTTAGGGCAACGTGAACGGGCGGTCCTGCTGGAAGTGGGCAAGGAGCAGTTGTTGATTGGGGTAACGTCCAGTCGCGTGTCTTTGTTGCATAAACTGGAGGAGCCGATTGAGGTGGTTACGGAAAAGCCGGTTAACAGTGCGTTTGCAAAGCGCTTACAGGAGGCGATACAGCAGCGAACCGTGTCACCGTCCTCGCCTGCAAAAGGGAAGGCCGATGATTAA
- the fliP gene encoding flagellar type III secretion system pore protein FliP (The bacterial flagellar biogenesis protein FliP forms a type III secretion system (T3SS)-type pore required for flagellar assembly.), which produces MLLPLVGWTEPGIPAFTVETDAQGNQDYTLTMQILLLMTGLTLLPAALIAMTSFLRIVVVLALLRQALGTQSTPSNQVLIGLALFLTLFIMSPVLDKIYDTAVSPYLEEQIKFKEAVEIGAKPLHQFMIQQTRADDLGMFAEMADVQLTDPESVPFKILIPAYMTSELKTAFQIGFMIFIPFLIIDLVVATLLMSMGMMMLSPMIISLPFKIMLFVLIDGWALIMGTLANSFVVAGGSI; this is translated from the coding sequence ATGTTATTGCCGTTGGTCGGGTGGACCGAGCCAGGCATTCCGGCGTTTACCGTGGAAACCGACGCACAGGGGAACCAGGATTACACCCTGACCATGCAGATTCTGCTGTTGATGACCGGCTTGACGCTGCTGCCGGCGGCGTTGATTGCCATGACATCCTTTTTGCGAATTGTTGTGGTGTTGGCGTTGTTGCGACAGGCTTTGGGGACGCAAAGCACGCCGTCCAACCAGGTGTTGATTGGTTTGGCGCTGTTTCTCACCTTGTTCATTATGTCGCCGGTCTTGGATAAAATATACGATACGGCGGTCAGCCCTTACTTGGAAGAGCAAATTAAATTCAAGGAAGCCGTGGAAATCGGTGCGAAACCGTTGCATCAATTTATGATTCAGCAAACGCGTGCCGATGACCTCGGCATGTTTGCGGAAATGGCCGATGTGCAATTGACCGACCCGGAAAGCGTTCCGTTCAAGATCCTGATTCCTGCCTATATGACCAGTGAATTGAAAACCGCTTTTCAAATCGGTTTCATGATTTTCATTCCGTTTTTGATCATTGACTTGGTGGTGGCGACCCTATTGATGTCGATGGGGATGATGATGTTGTCGCCGATGATTATTTCCTTGCCGTTTAAAATCATGCTGTTTGTGTTGATTGACGGTTGGGCGTTGATTATGGGAACCTTGGCGAATAGTTTCGTCGTAGCCGGAGGGAGTATCTGA
- the fliQ gene encoding flagellar biosynthesis protein FliQ — translation MTPEFVLTIGQKMLEVVTMLAAPLLLPALAVGLLVGMFQAATQINEMTLSFIPKVAIVGVVLVVAGPWMLTTLISFSRELFENIPAFIG, via the coding sequence ATGACACCGGAATTCGTTTTGACCATCGGGCAAAAAATGCTTGAGGTGGTGACCATGTTGGCCGCTCCTTTGTTGTTACCCGCGCTGGCGGTTGGTTTGCTAGTGGGGATGTTTCAAGCGGCCACCCAAATCAACGAAATGACCTTGAGTTTTATCCCGAAAGTCGCCATCGTCGGCGTGGTGCTGGTGGTGGCCGGCCCCTGGATGCTGACGACCCTGATTTCCTTTTCACGCGAGTTGTTCGAAAATATTCCGGCCTTTATCGGTTAA
- the fliR gene encoding flagellar biosynthetic protein FliR has protein sequence MSFSYTEFLQLMGLYFWPFVRISGMLLMVPLLSASYVPVRVRLILAVFITLAVAPSLELPPPIDPFTWHGVLLIVQQLGIGVAIGLIFLVIFQAFVVAGHLASMAMGLAMATMVDPATGVNTPIIGRYFTIVATLIFLLMNGHVLVFKAVLSSFEMLPIGLHFFTQDSLKLIYNFGGQMFEYGVAIALPLVTALLLVNIAFGVVSRAAPALNIFAVGFPVTLLAGLIMLIFTTPLLLPNIQILMNNAIETLSKLTLNQ, from the coding sequence ATGAGCTTTAGTTACACCGAATTTTTGCAATTGATGGGCCTCTACTTTTGGCCGTTCGTGCGCATTTCCGGCATGTTGTTGATGGTGCCGTTGCTGTCGGCCTCGTATGTGCCGGTTCGGGTGCGTTTGATCCTGGCCGTGTTTATCACCCTGGCCGTCGCGCCTTCTCTGGAATTGCCCCCGCCGATAGATCCGTTCACCTGGCATGGGGTGTTGTTAATCGTGCAGCAGTTAGGGATAGGGGTGGCCATCGGGCTGATTTTCCTTGTAATTTTTCAAGCGTTTGTGGTCGCCGGCCATTTGGCGTCCATGGCGATGGGGTTGGCCATGGCCACGATGGTGGATCCGGCCACCGGTGTGAATACACCGATTATCGGCCGTTATTTCACCATTGTGGCCACTTTGATCTTTTTGTTGATGAACGGGCATGTCCTGGTCTTTAAAGCGGTGCTGAGCAGCTTTGAAATGCTGCCGATTGGGTTGCATTTCTTTACCCAGGACAGTTTGAAGTTGATTTATAACTTTGGTGGTCAAATGTTTGAATACGGGGTGGCCATCGCCTTACCGCTCGTAACGGCTTTGCTGTTGGTGAATATCGCGTTTGGCGTGGTTTCTCGCGCCGCGCCTGCGCTGAACATCTTTGCGGTTGGTTTTCCGGTGACCTTGCTAGCCGGTCTCATTATGTTGATCTTTACGACGCCTCTATTGTTACCCAATATACAAATATTGATGAATAATGCGATTGAAACCCTCTCCAAATTGACTTTGAACCAGTAG
- the flhB gene encoding flagellar biosynthesis protein FlhB, whose translation MAENEDGTEKTEEPSEKKLREAREKGQVARSRELATLMMTLGAALFLYFFGAGMAEDIQTIFIEGLSFDRSHAYDIHMLNNRIFALVELAIYMVLPFLMLMVLIALVSNTLLGGWNFSLQAMSPKISKMNPLSGIKRMFSMTALMELLKAFGKFVLVSVVATYFLWYSYEEILSIGVEPTKIALAHSAELIVEAFIFVSLSLIVIAAIDVPFQVHQHISQLKMTKQEVKEEFKQQEGSPEVKARIRQLQREMSQKRMMQKVPEADVVITNPTHFAVALQYDPDSMGEPMVLAMGSDFMAAQIRTLAKEHDIPLIEAPPLARALYYNAEVDRPIPLQLFRAVATILAYVYQLRDGKKANQVDFENLPIPEEMQTDSPNA comes from the coding sequence ATGGCTGAGAACGAAGACGGTACCGAAAAAACAGAAGAACCCTCCGAGAAAAAGCTTCGGGAAGCGCGGGAAAAAGGGCAGGTTGCGCGATCGCGTGAGCTCGCGACCCTGATGATGACGCTGGGGGCGGCATTGTTTTTGTATTTTTTCGGTGCCGGTATGGCGGAAGACATCCAGACCATTTTTATCGAAGGTTTGAGTTTCGATCGTTCCCATGCGTATGACATCCATATGCTGAATAACCGTATTTTCGCATTGGTGGAGTTGGCCATTTATATGGTGTTGCCTTTTCTGATGCTGATGGTTTTAATTGCTCTGGTGTCCAACACCCTGCTTGGCGGATGGAACTTCAGTCTGCAAGCGATGTCCCCGAAAATCAGCAAGATGAACCCTTTGTCCGGTATTAAACGGATGTTTTCCATGACGGCTTTGATGGAATTGTTGAAAGCGTTTGGTAAGTTTGTGTTGGTGTCGGTGGTGGCGACGTATTTTCTTTGGTACTCCTATGAAGAAATCCTCAGTATTGGGGTAGAACCGACCAAAATTGCGCTGGCGCATTCGGCCGAGTTGATTGTGGAAGCGTTTATTTTTGTCAGCCTGTCGTTGATTGTGATTGCGGCGATCGATGTGCCGTTTCAGGTGCATCAGCATATTTCACAGTTGAAAATGACCAAGCAGGAAGTGAAAGAGGAGTTTAAGCAGCAGGAAGGGAGTCCTGAGGTTAAAGCCCGTATTCGTCAACTGCAGCGCGAAATGTCACAGAAACGCATGATGCAAAAAGTGCCGGAGGCGGATGTGGTGATTACCAACCCGACACATTTTGCGGTGGCCCTGCAGTATGATCCTGATAGTATGGGGGAACCGATGGTGCTGGCAATGGGCAGTGACTTCATGGCGGCGCAGATTCGAACCTTGGCGAAGGAGCACGATATTCCGTTAATAGAAGCCCCACCTTTAGCCCGTGCTTTATACTATAATGCGGAGGTTGATCGACCAATTCCGTTACAGCTCTTTAGAGCCGTTGCGACGATTCTGGCGTATGTCTATCAGTTACGAGATGGTAAAAAAGCCAATCAGGTCGATTTTGAAAACTTACCGATACCGGAAGAAATGCAAACAGACAGCCCGAACGCGTAA
- the flhA gene encoding flagellar biosynthesis protein FlhA, producing MDFNQILNKIKEAFQNGLGIPIAVLALLAMVVVPLPPFLLDVFFTFNIALSLVVLMVTLYAKRPLDFAVFPTIILLATLFRLSLNIASTRVILLEGHNGASAAGHVIEAFGEFVIGGNFAVGLVVFAILVVINFVVITKGAGRVAEVSARFTLDSMPGKQMAIDADLNAGLITQEEAQARRIEITTEADFYGSMDGASKFVRGDAVAGIVILFINLIGGFAIGMGQHDMSFGDAIEVYTILTLGDGLVAQIPSLLLSTATAIIVTRVSGDKDDMSQQVQAQMFANPKALGMTAGIVGVFGVIPGMPNLAFLSFAAIAGAGAYLIHKKQQEKPAPETLLNEEESSPENAAPELSWDDVQTVDVLGLEVGYRLIPMVDQAQNGQLLERVKGVRRKVSQELGFLVPPVHIRDNLDLKPNQYRIMLMGVSSGEGEVYPDKELAINPGQVFGEVRGTPTKDPTFGLDAVWIASADREQAQALGYTVVDASTVVATHISQVIQDYASELLGHDEAQKLLDKLKETSPKLVDELVPERMPLATVVKVLQNLLTEKVSIRDLRTILEALTEKASQTQDPSQLTQQVRAALGRSIVQAIAGTDEELKVITLEPGLEQLLLQASQGAPEGQLAIEPGLAERLHTTLKEEAQKVEMNGQSAVLLVAPQIRAQLAKLFRFSLSNLHVLAYSEVPENRRISVVASVGQGN from the coding sequence ATGGACTTTAATCAAATACTCAACAAAATCAAAGAAGCCTTTCAAAACGGCTTAGGCATTCCGATTGCGGTGTTGGCTTTGTTGGCTATGGTGGTGGTGCCTTTACCGCCGTTTTTACTGGATGTGTTCTTCACCTTTAACATTGCGTTGTCGCTCGTGGTGTTGATGGTGACGCTTTACGCGAAACGACCGCTCGATTTTGCCGTTTTCCCTACCATTATTCTTTTAGCAACATTATTCCGCTTATCTCTGAATATTGCTTCCACACGTGTTATTTTGTTGGAGGGCCATAACGGTGCCAGTGCGGCTGGGCACGTTATCGAGGCCTTTGGTGAGTTTGTTATTGGCGGCAACTTCGCGGTCGGCCTCGTGGTGTTTGCGATTTTGGTGGTCATTAACTTCGTGGTGATCACCAAAGGCGCCGGGCGCGTGGCGGAAGTCAGCGCGCGTTTCACCCTGGACTCCATGCCGGGGAAGCAAATGGCGATTGACGCCGACCTGAATGCCGGTTTGATTACACAGGAAGAGGCGCAGGCGCGCCGGATTGAAATCACCACGGAAGCCGACTTCTACGGTTCCATGGATGGTGCCAGTAAGTTTGTCCGAGGGGATGCGGTTGCCGGGATTGTGATCTTGTTCATTAACTTGATCGGCGGGTTCGCGATTGGGATGGGGCAGCACGATATGTCCTTTGGGGACGCTATTGAAGTGTATACCATTCTGACCTTAGGGGACGGTTTGGTCGCGCAGATTCCATCCCTGTTGCTGTCAACGGCGACGGCGATTATCGTCACGCGGGTGTCCGGCGATAAGGATGATATGAGCCAGCAAGTGCAGGCTCAAATGTTTGCTAACCCGAAAGCATTGGGAATGACGGCGGGTATTGTCGGGGTTTTCGGTGTGATTCCTGGGATGCCGAACTTGGCTTTTTTATCGTTTGCCGCCATTGCCGGTGCCGGTGCCTATTTGATTCATAAAAAGCAGCAAGAGAAACCCGCACCGGAAACCTTACTGAACGAAGAAGAGAGTTCGCCCGAGAATGCAGCGCCGGAGTTGAGTTGGGACGATGTTCAGACGGTGGATGTGCTCGGTTTGGAGGTTGGTTACCGTTTGATTCCGATGGTGGATCAAGCCCAGAACGGCCAGTTGTTAGAGCGGGTTAAAGGTGTCAGGCGTAAGGTCTCTCAAGAGCTTGGCTTTTTAGTGCCGCCGGTGCACATTCGCGATAATTTGGATTTAAAACCGAACCAATATAGAATTATGTTGATGGGCGTGTCGTCGGGTGAAGGCGAAGTTTACCCGGATAAAGAGCTGGCCATTAATCCCGGACAGGTGTTTGGTGAAGTGCGCGGTACGCCCACCAAGGACCCCACGTTTGGTTTGGATGCGGTGTGGATTGCGTCGGCGGATCGTGAACAAGCGCAGGCATTGGGTTACACGGTGGTGGATGCCAGTACTGTGGTGGCGACCCACATCAGCCAAGTGATTCAGGATTATGCATCGGAGTTATTGGGTCACGATGAAGCGCAGAAGTTACTCGACAAGCTAAAAGAGACGTCGCCCAAGCTGGTGGACGAGTTGGTGCCAGAAAGAATGCCTCTGGCCACCGTTGTCAAAGTACTGCAAAACCTGCTGACGGAAAAAGTGTCCATCCGGGATTTACGAACCATTCTGGAAGCCTTGACGGAAAAAGCTTCCCAGACACAGGATCCTTCGCAGCTGACGCAACAGGTTCGAGCAGCACTGGGGCGTTCGATTGTTCAGGCCATTGCCGGAACCGACGAAGAGTTAAAAGTGATTACATTGGAACCAGGATTGGAACAGTTGTTGCTACAAGCTTCTCAGGGAGCGCCTGAAGGGCAGTTGGCCATTGAACCAGGTCTGGCGGAAAGGTTGCATACGACATTGAAGGAAGAGGCTCAAAAGGTGGAGATGAACGGCCAGTCGGCGGTTCTGCTGGTGGCACCGCAGATTCGTGCCCAGCTGGCCAAGCTGTTCCGGTTCAGCCTGTCAAATTTACATGTATTGGCCTATTCCGAGGTGCCAGAAAATCGACGCATCAGTGTCGTGGCAAGCGTCGGGCAAGGAAACTAG
- the flhF gene encoding flagellar biosynthesis protein FlhF, producing the protein MKLKRYLAPNMRRAMLLVRDELGDDAVIMSTRQTDEGVEVVAAIDPEAKQYQQAEAAGEARSSYQSPETAIPPMTSDAPSVPSPEIAKMADELKAVKQMLENQLSGLAWHQSETQDPNKVGLIKRLVQLGIGWDLAQKLVMDVNVHHDQAWSEILGTVESMIPVDDKDILESGGIVALVGPTGVGKTTTIAKMASRFVMRNSANQIALVTTDCYKIGAQAQLKTFADLMGVPVHVVSSEGEMYSLLSSLASKKLILIDTAGISQKDILLTQQLTKAQPGVDHIRNYLVMSAATQLSVMKDIVRSFSQVGLKGCILTKVDEALQLGNIITVLIEHQLSLSYLSNGQRVPEDLEPIKVRDLMDKAIVLGQQHQHLNQEEAFRMGMGKEISDAQ; encoded by the coding sequence ATGAAATTAAAACGTTACTTAGCCCCCAATATGCGACGAGCGATGCTTCTGGTTCGAGATGAACTGGGAGATGACGCGGTGATTATGTCGACCCGGCAAACGGATGAAGGGGTCGAAGTCGTGGCGGCCATTGATCCGGAGGCGAAACAGTATCAGCAGGCGGAAGCGGCTGGTGAAGCGCGTAGCAGCTATCAGTCCCCGGAAACCGCGATTCCACCGATGACGTCGGATGCGCCGTCGGTACCGAGTCCGGAAATCGCCAAAATGGCGGACGAATTAAAAGCGGTCAAGCAGATGTTGGAAAACCAACTGTCCGGTTTGGCCTGGCATCAAAGCGAAACACAAGACCCGAATAAAGTTGGGTTGATTAAACGATTGGTGCAGTTAGGAATCGGTTGGGATTTGGCGCAAAAACTGGTGATGGATGTGAATGTTCATCATGACCAGGCCTGGTCGGAAATACTGGGCACGGTGGAGTCGATGATTCCGGTGGATGATAAAGATATTTTGGAATCCGGCGGCATTGTTGCGTTGGTGGGGCCGACCGGGGTGGGCAAAACCACGACCATTGCTAAGATGGCCAGTCGATTTGTGATGCGAAACAGCGCGAACCAAATCGCTTTAGTTACGACGGATTGTTATAAAATTGGCGCTCAGGCGCAGTTAAAAACCTTTGCCGATTTGATGGGCGTGCCGGTGCATGTGGTCAGTTCGGAAGGGGAAATGTATAGCTTGTTGAGTTCGCTGGCATCGAAGAAGTTAATTCTGATCGATACTGCGGGCATCAGTCAAAAAGACATTTTGTTGACGCAGCAATTGACCAAAGCGCAGCCGGGTGTGGACCATATTCGAAACTATTTGGTCATGTCGGCGGCGACGCAGTTGAGTGTGATGAAAGACATTGTCCGTTCTTTCAGCCAGGTTGGGTTGAAAGGGTGTATTTTGACCAAGGTGGATGAAGCTCTGCAGTTGGGGAACATCATTACCGTGTTGATTGAACATCAGTTGTCGTTGTCGTATTTGTCCAATGGCCAGCGAGTGCCTGAGGACTTAGAGCCGATTAAGGTTAGGGATTTAATGGATAAAGCAATCGTGCTGGGGCAGCAACACCAGCATTTGAATCAAGAAGAAGCCTTCCGTATGGGAATGGGTAAGGAGATTTCCGATGCTCAATGA
- a CDS encoding MinD/ParA family protein → MLNDQAAGLRAMQTSNNGERKVTSEKKSKPVRVIAVASGKGGVGKTNVSVNLGISLSKMGHRVLLMDADMGLANVDIMLGLQTQYNLSHVLDGEKTLREVMVDAPGGLKVIPAASGVKRMAQLTPMENAGIINAFSELDGILDVLIIDTAAGIADSVVSFCRASQEVVVVVNDEPASMTDAYALIKVLSRDYKLTRFKLLANMVRSEKHGRILYDKFAQVCEQFLEVSIDYLGTVPFDHDLREAIQKQSPVTIAKPMSESAQAFRSIAQRIDSWPIPTGVTGYLQFFVESLFQAPSE, encoded by the coding sequence ATGCTCAATGATCAGGCGGCGGGGCTAAGAGCGATGCAAACGAGCAATAACGGTGAACGGAAAGTGACTTCTGAAAAGAAAAGTAAACCGGTTAGAGTGATCGCCGTTGCCAGCGGTAAAGGCGGCGTGGGTAAAACAAACGTATCCGTCAACCTGGGGATCAGCCTCAGTAAAATGGGCCACCGGGTTTTATTGATGGATGCCGATATGGGGCTGGCGAATGTCGATATTATGCTTGGCCTGCAGACGCAGTACAACCTGTCCCATGTCCTGGACGGCGAAAAAACATTGCGTGAAGTCATGGTGGATGCACCGGGTGGCTTGAAAGTGATTCCGGCGGCTTCGGGTGTCAAGCGCATGGCTCAATTGACCCCAATGGAAAATGCTGGAATAATTAACGCCTTTTCCGAGCTGGATGGCATTCTGGATGTGTTGATTATCGATACTGCCGCCGGGATTGCCGACAGTGTGGTCAGTTTTTGCCGGGCGTCTCAAGAAGTTGTGGTGGTGGTTAACGATGAACCGGCTTCCATGACGGATGCGTATGCGCTGATTAAGGTGTTGAGCCGGGATTATAAGTTGACGCGTTTCAAGTTGTTGGCGAACATGGTGCGGTCCGAAAAACACGGGCGGATTCTGTACGATAAGTTCGCCCAGGTGTGTGAACAGTTTCTGGAGGTTTCGATTGATTACCTTGGCACCGTGCCGTTTGATCATGATTTGAGAGAAGCGATTCAGAAACAAAGTCCGGTAACCATTGCGAAACCGATGAGTGAGTCGGCACAGGCTTTCCGAAGCATTGCACAACGAATCGACAGTTGGCCGATTCCGACGGGTGTGACGGGGTATTTACAGTTTTTTGTTGAGAGTTTATTTCAGGCACCGTCTGAATAA
- a CDS encoding RNA polymerase sigma factor FliA, translating into MTGTQAYANIHKQTSNGVMDIEAFLPLVKRIAYHLKGRLPDSVIVDDLIQSGIIGLIEASQKFDAGQGASFETYAGIRIRGAMLDEIRKGDWTPRSVYRKSREVSDAINAVESKKGRESRDEEVAEEMGITLEEYYHILQDTNSAQLLSIDEPDHDELSEERMVSGVKTPISELAESGFQSALAEHINELPEKEKLVMALYYDEELNLKEIGEVLEVSESRVSQIHSQAIKRLKSRLKDWI; encoded by the coding sequence ATGACTGGCACTCAGGCCTACGCGAACATTCATAAACAGACGTCAAACGGGGTGATGGATATTGAGGCCTTTTTGCCTCTGGTGAAGCGAATTGCCTATCATTTGAAAGGGCGGTTGCCAGACAGTGTGATAGTCGATGATTTGATTCAATCCGGTATTATCGGTTTGATCGAAGCGTCGCAAAAGTTCGATGCCGGCCAAGGGGCCAGCTTTGAAACCTATGCCGGGATTCGTATTCGCGGTGCCATGCTGGATGAGATTCGAAAAGGCGATTGGACACCGCGCTCGGTGTACCGAAAATCGCGTGAAGTCTCCGACGCCATCAACGCTGTTGAGTCGAAAAAAGGCCGTGAGTCGCGGGATGAAGAAGTGGCCGAAGAAATGGGGATTACTCTAGAAGAGTATTATCACATTCTTCAGGACACGAATTCCGCGCAGTTATTGTCGATTGATGAGCCGGACCATGATGAGTTGTCTGAAGAGCGTATGGTCAGCGGCGTGAAAACACCGATATCGGAGCTGGCGGAGTCCGGCTTTCAGTCGGCTTTGGCGGAACACATCAATGAACTGCCGGAAAAAGAAAAACTCGTGATGGCACTGTATTACGACGAAGAGCTGAATTTGAAGGAAATTGGTGAAGTGCTGGAGGTCAGCGAATCGCGCGTCAGCCAAATTCACAGTCAAGCGATTAAGCGCTTGAAATCAAGATTAAAAGATTGGATTTAA
- a CDS encoding chemotaxis response regulator CheY, translated as MDRDMNILVVDDFSTMRRIVKNLLKELGFSRFDEADDGATAWPMIQGGKYDFIVSDWNMPEMTGIDLLRHVRADAKLKDTPFLLITAEAKRSQILEAAEAGVDGYIVKPFTAATLNGKIQKIFERVEERKKAAGG; from the coding sequence ATCGATAGAGATATGAACATATTGGTAGTGGATGACTTTTCTACCATGAGACGCATCGTTAAGAACCTGTTAAAGGAGCTTGGGTTCAGTCGTTTTGATGAAGCCGATGATGGGGCGACGGCATGGCCCATGATTCAAGGTGGTAAATACGACTTTATCGTCAGCGACTGGAATATGCCGGAGATGACCGGGATTGATTTACTGAGACATGTCCGCGCCGATGCGAAATTAAAAGATACGCCGTTTCTGCTGATTACCGCGGAAGCCAAGCGAAGCCAGATTCTGGAAGCGGCGGAAGCCGGTGTGGATGGCTATATTGTTAAGCCATTCACCGCGGCCACCTTGAACGGTAAGATTCAAAAAATCTTCGAGCGAGTCGAAGAGCGCAAAAAGGCCGCAGGTGGTTAG